A single Micromonospora sp. CCTCC AA 2012012 DNA region contains:
- the ctaE gene encoding aa3-type cytochrome oxidase subunit III, whose product MTAAPAIDKSRIHSLTRPNMVSVGTIVWLSSELMFFAALFAMYFSIRAAAPEQWEKHTEVLNIPYATTFTVILVLSSVTCQLGVFAAEKGDVHALRRWFTITFVMGLIFVLGQANEYRNLVHEGVKINGDGYGSMFYLTTGFHGLHVTGGLIAFIIFMIRTTMGRFTPAQATSAIVVSYYWHFVDVVWIGLYAMIYWLQ is encoded by the coding sequence GTGACTGCGGCCCCAGCCATTGACAAGAGCCGGATCCACTCCCTGACGCGTCCCAACATGGTCAGCGTCGGGACGATCGTGTGGCTCTCCAGCGAACTCATGTTCTTCGCGGCGCTGTTCGCGATGTACTTCTCGATCCGCGCGGCGGCGCCGGAGCAGTGGGAGAAGCACACCGAGGTTCTCAACATCCCCTATGCGACCACCTTCACGGTGATCCTGGTGTTGTCCTCGGTGACCTGCCAGCTCGGTGTCTTCGCGGCCGAGAAGGGTGACGTCCACGCCCTGCGGCGTTGGTTCACGATCACCTTCGTGATGGGTCTGATCTTCGTACTCGGGCAGGCGAACGAGTACCGCAACCTGGTGCACGAGGGTGTCAAGATCAACGGAGACGGGTACGGGTCGATGTTCTACCTGACCACCGGCTTCCACGGTCTGCACGTGACCGGCGGTCTCATCGCCTTCATCATCTTCATGATCCGCACCACCATGGGCCGGTTCACCCCGGCGCAGGCCACGTCGGCGATCGTCGTGTCCTACTACTGGCACTTCGTCGACGTCGTGTGGATCGGGCTCTACGCCATGATCTACTGGCTTCAGTGA
- a CDS encoding helix-turn-helix domain-containing protein, with translation MSDRLCTVLLYSDDPLVRDRMRLAVGTRPAPGLEIEFVEAADYAECVRLVDDYEIDLLLLDGEASPGGGIGIARQIKDDRDDAPPTCVVIARAADRWLAAYAQVDATLLHPLDPVTTGTTVAEVLRRTPAAA, from the coding sequence ATGAGCGATCGTCTGTGCACCGTCCTGCTCTACAGCGACGACCCGTTGGTCCGGGACCGGATGCGGCTGGCCGTCGGCACCCGGCCGGCGCCCGGCCTGGAGATCGAGTTCGTCGAGGCCGCCGACTACGCCGAGTGCGTGCGCCTGGTCGACGACTACGAGATCGACCTGCTCCTGCTCGACGGTGAGGCCTCCCCGGGCGGCGGCATCGGCATCGCCCGGCAGATCAAGGACGACCGCGACGACGCCCCGCCCACCTGCGTGGTGATCGCCCGCGCCGCCGACCGCTGGCTGGCCGCGTACGCCCAGGTCGACGCCACCCTGCTGCACCCGCTCGACCCGGTGACCACCGGCACGACCGTCGCCGAGGTGCTCCGGCGGACGCCCGCCGCCGCCTGA
- a CDS encoding cytochrome c oxidase assembly protein, translating into MLHVDPIFAATSAAPPSLAAGGEAVPPPFTVVRVFTETRFDSWLALGLVVAAGLYLYGVHRLRLRGDRWPVARTVAFLGPGLGGIASVTVSGLHAYDTVLLSVHMVQHMVLSMIAPIFLALGAPVTLALRTLPVRPRKRLLAIVHSRIARIYSFPLVAFAIFVVNPFALYFTDLYHFTLQHEWAHELVHAHFIMTGCVFFWPLVGLDPLPGRWPYPARALLMVLSVPFHTVLGLTIMQSTTLFGGDWYPSLHLSWSDPWNDQVVAGGVLWAGGEFVSVTMLAVLVLQWIRQSEREARRTDRELDRQEARQRAAESAA; encoded by the coding sequence GTGCTGCACGTCGATCCGATCTTCGCCGCGACCTCGGCCGCTCCGCCGAGCCTGGCGGCGGGAGGCGAGGCCGTCCCGCCACCGTTCACCGTCGTCCGGGTGTTCACCGAGACCCGGTTCGACAGCTGGCTCGCCCTCGGGCTGGTCGTCGCCGCCGGTCTCTACCTGTACGGCGTACACCGGCTGCGGCTGCGCGGCGACCGCTGGCCGGTCGCCCGGACAGTCGCCTTCCTCGGCCCCGGCCTCGGCGGTATCGCGTCGGTCACCGTCAGCGGGCTGCACGCCTACGACACGGTGCTGCTGTCGGTGCACATGGTCCAGCACATGGTGCTGTCGATGATCGCGCCGATCTTCCTGGCGCTCGGCGCCCCGGTGACGCTCGCCCTGCGCACCCTGCCGGTCCGGCCGCGCAAGCGGCTGCTGGCGATCGTGCACAGCCGGATCGCGCGGATCTACAGCTTCCCGCTGGTGGCGTTCGCCATCTTCGTGGTGAACCCGTTCGCGCTCTACTTCACGGATCTCTACCACTTCACGTTGCAGCACGAGTGGGCGCACGAGCTGGTGCACGCGCACTTCATCATGACCGGCTGCGTGTTCTTCTGGCCGCTGGTCGGCCTGGACCCGCTGCCGGGCCGCTGGCCGTACCCGGCCCGGGCCCTGCTGATGGTGCTCTCCGTGCCGTTCCACACCGTGCTCGGTCTCACCATCATGCAGAGCACCACGCTCTTCGGCGGCGACTGGTACCCGTCGTTGCACCTGAGCTGGTCGGACCCGTGGAACGACCAGGTCGTCGCCGGTGGCGTCCTGTGGGCCGGTGGCGAGTTCGTCAGCGTCACCATGCTGGCCGTGCTGGTGCTGCAGTGGATCAGGCAGTCGGAGCGCGAGGCCCGCCGGACCGACCGCGAGCTGGACCGCCAGGAGGCCCGCCAGCGCGCCGCGGAATCCGCCGCCTGA
- a CDS encoding NUDIX hydrolase, with amino-acid sequence MIPRARATGRALGYRFFYRLPVPVRRRLVRLTVPKYIVGAVTLVRDSEADGAGRLLLLRQPPGYSWTLPAGLLQRGESPVVGAARELFEETGIRLAPERLRPAVPNAVVHAKGWVDMVFEVELPASTTALTVDGAEVLEAVWHPLDDLPRLARATAGLLGRYGIGPQAGQVPPATRPGA; translated from the coding sequence ATGATCCCTCGCGCACGTGCCACCGGGCGGGCCCTCGGCTACCGGTTCTTCTACCGCCTCCCCGTCCCGGTACGCCGCCGACTGGTCCGGCTGACCGTGCCGAAGTACATCGTCGGGGCGGTCACCCTGGTCCGGGACAGCGAGGCCGACGGCGCCGGGCGCCTGCTGCTGCTGCGCCAGCCGCCGGGTTACAGCTGGACCCTCCCGGCCGGCCTGCTGCAACGGGGTGAGTCTCCGGTGGTGGGCGCGGCCCGGGAGTTGTTCGAGGAGACCGGCATCCGGCTCGCCCCCGAGCGGCTGCGACCGGCGGTGCCGAACGCCGTGGTGCACGCCAAGGGCTGGGTGGACATGGTCTTCGAGGTGGAGCTGCCGGCGTCGACCACCGCGCTGACGGTCGACGGCGCGGAGGTGCTGGAGGCGGTCTGGCACCCGCTGGACGACCTGCCCCGGCTGGCCCGGGCCACCGCCGGGCTGCTCGGCCGCTACGGCATCGGCCCGCAGGCCGGACAGGTCCCGCCGGCCACCCGACCGGGGGCATGA
- a CDS encoding nucleotidyltransferase family protein, whose protein sequence is MTDSRPVPGRTTPVPTGPGGTREPGGTAGPGRTTDPGRRAAVEVCAVVLAAGEGTRLRPLTARLPKALCPVGNVPLLDRALDRLAGLGLTGPGRVAVNACYLGEQVVAHVGSRAHLSVEPGDPLGTAGGLGNLRDWIAGRGVLVGNADAYLADPAAPPGPDIAALLDGWDGRSVRLLGQPADDPAEPGTFAGHRFVGFSLLPWRLVRDLPAAFGDLVRAVWRPAEAAGALEVVAYPGTFWDTGTPADYLAANLHAAGVDSLVDPSATVTGRVRRSVVGAGATVVGEVTRTVVWPGATVGPDERLTDAVRAGVDLTVPAGRIDEPGTA, encoded by the coding sequence ATGACCGACTCCCGGCCGGTCCCCGGCCGCACCACCCCCGTCCCGACGGGACCGGGCGGAACCAGGGAACCGGGCGGGACCGCCGGGCCGGGCAGGACCACGGACCCGGGCCGGCGGGCGGCGGTGGAGGTCTGCGCGGTGGTGCTCGCCGCGGGCGAGGGCACCCGGCTGCGGCCGCTGACCGCGCGGCTGCCCAAGGCGCTCTGCCCGGTCGGCAACGTGCCGCTGCTCGACCGCGCCCTGGACCGGCTGGCCGGTCTCGGGCTCACCGGTCCCGGACGCGTCGCGGTGAACGCCTGCTATCTGGGCGAGCAGGTGGTGGCGCACGTCGGGTCGCGGGCCCACCTGTCGGTCGAGCCGGGTGACCCGCTGGGCACCGCCGGCGGCCTGGGCAACCTGCGGGACTGGATCGCCGGCCGGGGGGTGTTGGTCGGCAACGCGGACGCCTACCTGGCCGACCCGGCGGCCCCGCCCGGCCCCGACATCGCCGCGCTGCTGGACGGCTGGGACGGGCGGAGCGTACGCCTGCTCGGCCAGCCGGCCGACGACCCGGCCGAACCCGGCACCTTCGCCGGCCACCGGTTCGTCGGGTTCTCGCTGCTGCCGTGGCGGCTGGTCCGGGACCTGCCGGCGGCCTTCGGCGACCTGGTCCGGGCGGTGTGGCGGCCGGCGGAGGCGGCCGGCGCGCTGGAGGTGGTGGCCTATCCCGGCACCTTCTGGGACACCGGCACCCCGGCCGACTACCTGGCGGCGAACCTGCACGCGGCCGGGGTCGACAGCCTGGTCGACCCGTCGGCGACGGTCACCGGCCGGGTCCGCCGGTCGGTGGTGGGGGCGGGCGCGACGGTGGTCGGCGAGGTGACCCGGACGGTGGTCTGGCCGGGCGCCACGGTCGGCCCCGACGAGCGGCTCACCGACGCCGTCCGGGCCGGGGTCGACCTGACCGTGCCGGCCGGCCGGATCGACGAGCCGGGGACGGCGTGA
- a CDS encoding Lrp/AsnC family transcriptional regulator — MITAIVLIDCATDSIPEVAENLANLPGVSEVYSVAGHVDLIAMVRVREFEQIAQVIAGSISKVPGVLNTESHIAFRAYSQHDLEEAFAIGLASAD, encoded by the coding sequence GTGATCACCGCGATCGTGCTGATCGACTGCGCCACCGACTCCATCCCCGAGGTGGCCGAGAACCTGGCCAACCTCCCCGGCGTCAGCGAGGTCTACTCGGTGGCCGGGCACGTCGACCTGATCGCCATGGTCCGGGTCCGGGAGTTCGAACAGATCGCCCAGGTCATCGCCGGCAGCATCTCCAAGGTGCCCGGGGTGCTCAACACCGAGTCGCACATCGCCTTCCGGGCCTACTCCCAGCACGACCTGGAGGAGGCCTTCGCCATCGGGCTGGCCAGCGCCGACTGA
- a CDS encoding cytochrome c oxidase subunit 4: MKTEWRIFLIIATFLLGATILYGAWTAGESGRVEWVGTVALLLSFLLCSMCGGFFWFVSRRIDLRPEDRADGEIADGAGEIGFFSPGSYWPFGLALAAALAGLGLVYWQFWLLGLGLVSVIFAACGLLFEYYTGTRRTAEH; encoded by the coding sequence ATGAAGACCGAGTGGCGGATCTTCCTGATCATCGCGACGTTCCTGCTGGGTGCCACGATCCTCTACGGTGCCTGGACCGCCGGTGAGTCCGGCCGGGTCGAGTGGGTCGGCACGGTGGCCCTGCTGCTGTCGTTCCTGCTCTGCTCGATGTGCGGCGGCTTCTTCTGGTTCGTGTCCCGCCGCATCGACCTGCGCCCCGAGGACCGGGCGGACGGCGAGATCGCCGACGGTGCCGGCGAGATCGGCTTCTTCAGCCCGGGCAGCTACTGGCCGTTCGGCCTGGCGCTGGCCGCCGCGCTCGCCGGCCTCGGCCTGGTGTACTGGCAGTTCTGGCTGCTGGGCCTCGGCCTGGTGTCGGTCATCTTCGCCGCCTGCGGCCTGCTCTTCGAGTACTACACGGGCACCCGGCGCACCGCCGAGCACTGA
- the ctaC gene encoding aa3-type cytochrome oxidase subunit II produces the protein MVARSSEVRPSAVRHNASPGAGGRRRRGAGRLAGLGLGGAALLVLLTGCDVGKTFGGFGWPQGGITPESHRMYDLWIASCIAALAVGVFVWGLIFWCVVRYRKRGNELPVQTRYNMPMEFLYTIAPILIVSVLFYYTAIVQTDVNKTTKNPDVTVEVVAFKWNWQFNYRDGQGRDANTVASTLGTSEVIPVLVLPTGKSIRFEEQSRDVIHSFWVPELLFKRDVMPGNVRNVFEVSSLDQEGAYVGRCAELCGSYHAFMNFELRVVSPEKYDQFLAAKKAGKSTQEALTAIGENPYATTTEPFKTRRNTANFNPDSASAGAGS, from the coding sequence GTGGTCGCAAGGAGTTCGGAGGTACGGCCGTCGGCCGTACGGCACAACGCTTCCCCAGGGGCCGGTGGGCGCCGGCGGCGTGGTGCTGGTCGGCTGGCCGGGCTCGGTCTCGGCGGAGCGGCGTTGCTGGTTCTGCTCACCGGCTGCGATGTCGGCAAGACGTTCGGCGGCTTCGGCTGGCCGCAGGGCGGCATCACCCCCGAGTCGCACCGGATGTACGACCTGTGGATCGCCTCCTGCATCGCGGCGCTCGCGGTCGGCGTCTTCGTCTGGGGTCTGATCTTCTGGTGCGTGGTCCGCTACCGGAAGCGCGGCAACGAGCTGCCGGTGCAGACCCGCTACAACATGCCGATGGAGTTCCTCTACACCATCGCGCCGATCCTGATCGTCTCCGTGCTCTTCTACTACACGGCGATCGTGCAGACGGACGTGAACAAGACGACGAAGAACCCCGACGTCACCGTCGAGGTCGTCGCCTTCAAGTGGAACTGGCAGTTCAACTACCGCGACGGCCAGGGCCGCGACGCCAACACCGTCGCCTCGACGCTGGGCACCAGCGAGGTCATCCCGGTCCTGGTGCTGCCGACCGGCAAGTCGATCCGGTTCGAGGAGCAGAGCCGCGACGTCATCCACTCCTTCTGGGTGCCGGAGCTGCTGTTCAAGCGGGACGTCATGCCGGGCAACGTGCGCAACGTCTTCGAGGTCTCCAGCCTCGACCAGGAGGGCGCGTACGTCGGCCGCTGCGCGGAACTCTGCGGCAGCTACCACGCCTTCATGAACTTCGAGCTGCGCGTCGTCTCCCCGGAGAAGTACGACCAGTTCCTCGCGGCGAAGAAGGCCGGCAAGTCGACGCAGGAAGCGCTCACCGCCATCGGTGAGAACCCGTACGCGACGACGACCGAGCCGTTCAAGACGCGCCGCAACACGGCCAACTTCAACCCGGACAGCGCCTCCGCCGGCGCGGGAAGCTGA
- the qcrA gene encoding cytochrome bc1 complex Rieske iron-sulfur subunit, whose product MSTHTEHQAPQGREPLDVNDPRLSRFEIMQEGARRDDIEIVHYEPQVVPGTKAERRLTRLVASMFLLTGLAATAFLVIYIWWPWKWEAGRGGDKYYTPLLGLTLGLALLGIGFGILTWGKKLLPKEVSIQDRHDQPGSPEDRKITGETMLFLADEMGVRRRPLLGISLLAGLAPVGAVAAAPLVGGLISNPHKNNQMFTTGFAPAEGKRIRLVREDGRPIRPADVSAGGQLTVFPGIEEGVSNKHADSPTLLIHLREDDAQASREANSRVGHGDYMWGNYAAFSKICTHAGCPASLYEQQTNRLLCPCHQSQFLITDNARPVFGPASRRLPQLPIEVDEEGFFVAKSDYTETIGPDFWERP is encoded by the coding sequence ATGAGCACCCACACCGAGCACCAGGCCCCGCAGGGCCGGGAGCCGCTCGACGTGAACGACCCCCGGCTCTCCCGGTTCGAGATCATGCAGGAGGGCGCGCGGCGGGACGACATCGAGATCGTCCACTACGAGCCGCAGGTCGTCCCCGGCACCAAGGCGGAGCGCCGGCTGACCCGGCTGGTCGCCTCGATGTTCCTGCTGACCGGCCTCGCCGCGACCGCGTTCCTGGTGATCTACATCTGGTGGCCGTGGAAGTGGGAGGCCGGCCGGGGTGGTGACAAGTACTACACCCCGCTGCTCGGCCTGACCCTGGGCCTCGCGCTGCTGGGCATCGGCTTCGGCATCCTCACCTGGGGCAAGAAGCTGCTGCCCAAGGAGGTGTCGATCCAGGACCGGCACGACCAGCCGGGTTCCCCGGAGGACCGCAAGATCACCGGCGAGACGATGCTCTTCCTCGCCGACGAGATGGGCGTCCGGCGCCGGCCGCTGCTCGGCATCTCGCTGCTGGCCGGTCTCGCGCCGGTCGGCGCGGTGGCCGCGGCCCCGCTGGTCGGTGGCCTGATCTCCAACCCGCACAAGAACAACCAGATGTTCACCACCGGCTTCGCGCCGGCGGAGGGCAAGCGGATCCGGCTGGTCCGTGAGGACGGCCGGCCGATCCGCCCGGCGGACGTCAGCGCGGGTGGTCAGCTCACCGTCTTCCCCGGCATCGAGGAGGGTGTGAGCAACAAGCACGCCGACTCCCCGACCCTGCTGATCCACCTGCGGGAGGACGACGCGCAGGCGTCCCGGGAGGCCAACTCCCGGGTCGGCCACGGTGACTACATGTGGGGCAACTACGCGGCGTTCTCCAAGATCTGCACGCACGCCGGCTGCCCGGCCAGCCTCTACGAGCAGCAGACGAACCGGCTGCTCTGCCCGTGCCACCAGTCCCAGTTCCTGATCACCGACAACGCCCGACCGGTCTTCGGCCCGGCCAGCCGACGGCTCCCGCAGCTGCCGATCGAGGTGGACGAAGAGGGCTTCTTCGTCGCGAAGTCCGACTACACCGAAACCATCGGTCCCGACTTCTGGGAGCGGCCATGA
- a CDS encoding DUF4142 domain-containing protein gives MLGIKRLGLLAALVLVGLAPAAAAQAAAQPSTQDTQYLQAVHQVNLAEIVTGNLAQQKGQNQQVKELGKQFVTDHTQLDQSVQSTASQLNVQLPSQPTADQQKVVDKLNKLSGAEFDKAWVTAELAGHVQAIQATQTEISQGSEQSVIQLAQDALPVLQAHYDALVALAQTLGVPVPQTSASGTPGPGVSTSPAPGGTQSPAPGGTESPAPGTTETPAPSQS, from the coding sequence ATGTTGGGAATCAAACGCCTGGGTCTGCTGGCGGCGCTGGTGCTCGTGGGGCTGGCACCGGCGGCGGCCGCGCAGGCGGCGGCACAGCCGTCGACGCAGGACACCCAGTACCTGCAGGCGGTGCACCAGGTGAACCTGGCGGAGATCGTCACCGGCAACCTGGCGCAGCAGAAGGGGCAGAACCAGCAGGTCAAGGAGCTGGGTAAGCAGTTCGTGACGGACCACACCCAGCTCGACCAGTCGGTGCAGAGCACGGCTTCGCAGCTGAACGTGCAGCTGCCGAGCCAGCCCACCGCCGACCAGCAGAAGGTGGTCGACAAGCTGAACAAGCTCAGCGGCGCCGAGTTCGACAAGGCGTGGGTGACGGCCGAGCTGGCCGGTCACGTGCAGGCCATCCAGGCCACCCAGACCGAGATCTCGCAGGGCTCCGAGCAGTCGGTGATCCAGCTCGCCCAGGACGCCCTGCCGGTCCTCCAGGCGCACTACGACGCGCTGGTGGCCCTGGCCCAGACCCTGGGCGTCCCGGTCCCGCAGACCAGCGCCAGCGGCACGCCCGGCCCGGGCGTCAGCACCTCGCCGGCCCCGGGTGGCACCCAGTCCCCGGCTCCGGGCGGCACCGAGTCGCCGGCTCCGGGCACCACGGAGACGCCTGCTCCGAGCCAGAGCTGA
- the qcrB gene encoding cytochrome bc1 complex cytochrome b subunit: MKRRKFDVAAVPAKTAGAVDDRFQVATPLRKLLNKVFPDHWSFLLGEIALFSFVVLLMTGVFLTFFYEPAMTEVVYNGSYAPLRGTPMSAAYASSLDLSFDVRGGLIMRQMHHWAALLFMAAIVVHMLRVFFTGAFRKPRETNWIIGSLLFWVGFLAGFTGYSLPDDGLSGTGLRIASGIMLSIPVIGSWLTSSIFGGEFPGEIIISRFFIAHVLLIPGLLVALISAHLGLVFKQKHTQWPGPGRTNENVVGERMFPRYALKQGGFFMVVFGVIALMGGLFQINPIWYFGPYEAWVVSAASQPDWYVMFLDGSTRLMPAWQINIPIGDGYVIPPLFWPTVVLPGILVGLSTMYPFVEARRLKDYKHHNLLQRPRDVPARTAVGAMAVAFYVVLTLSGGNDVIADKFHISLNAMTWAGRVGLLVVPPLAYYVAYRLCLGLQQHDREVLAHGVETGIIKRLPDGRFVEVHQPLTAADGHDGHAPALDYVGWVVPKKMNRLGALGPAIRGFFYPIERPAEAPVSPGHPPVEPRPEREEIGSGESRR, from the coding sequence ATGAAGCGCCGAAAGTTTGACGTAGCAGCGGTGCCGGCCAAGACCGCCGGAGCGGTGGACGACCGCTTCCAGGTGGCGACCCCGCTGCGCAAGCTCCTCAACAAGGTCTTCCCCGACCACTGGTCCTTCCTGCTCGGCGAGATCGCGCTCTTCTCGTTCGTCGTGCTGCTGATGACCGGTGTCTTCCTGACCTTCTTCTACGAGCCGGCGATGACCGAGGTCGTCTACAACGGCAGCTACGCCCCGCTGCGGGGCACGCCGATGTCGGCCGCGTACGCCTCCAGCCTGGACCTGTCGTTCGACGTCCGGGGTGGTCTGATCATGCGGCAGATGCACCACTGGGCGGCGCTGCTGTTCATGGCCGCGATCGTGGTGCACATGCTCCGGGTCTTCTTCACCGGCGCGTTCCGCAAGCCGCGGGAGACGAACTGGATCATCGGTTCGCTGCTGTTCTGGGTCGGCTTCCTGGCCGGCTTCACCGGCTACTCGCTCCCGGACGACGGCCTCTCCGGCACCGGCCTGCGGATCGCCTCCGGCATCATGCTCTCCATCCCGGTGATCGGCTCCTGGCTGACCTCGTCGATCTTCGGCGGGGAGTTCCCCGGCGAGATCATCATCAGCCGCTTCTTCATCGCCCACGTGCTGCTCATCCCGGGCCTGCTCGTGGCGCTGATCAGCGCCCACCTCGGCCTGGTCTTCAAGCAGAAGCACACCCAGTGGCCCGGCCCCGGCCGGACCAACGAGAACGTGGTCGGCGAGCGGATGTTCCCGCGCTACGCGCTCAAGCAGGGCGGCTTCTTCATGGTCGTCTTCGGCGTGATCGCGCTGATGGGTGGCCTCTTCCAGATCAACCCGATCTGGTACTTCGGCCCGTACGAGGCGTGGGTGGTCTCGGCCGCCAGCCAGCCCGACTGGTACGTCATGTTCCTCGACGGCTCGACCCGCCTCATGCCGGCGTGGCAGATCAACATCCCGATCGGCGACGGGTACGTCATCCCGCCGCTGTTCTGGCCGACGGTCGTGCTGCCGGGCATCCTGGTCGGCCTGTCGACGATGTACCCGTTCGTGGAGGCCCGCCGCCTCAAGGACTACAAGCACCACAACCTGCTCCAGCGGCCCCGGGACGTACCCGCCCGGACCGCGGTGGGTGCCATGGCGGTGGCCTTCTACGTCGTGCTGACCCTCTCCGGCGGCAACGACGTGATCGCCGACAAGTTCCACATCAGCCTCAATGCGATGACCTGGGCAGGTCGGGTCGGTCTGCTGGTCGTCCCGCCGCTGGCCTACTACGTGGCCTACCGCCTCTGCCTCGGTCTGCAGCAGCACGACCGTGAGGTGCTGGCCCACGGCGTGGAGACCGGCATCATCAAGCGGCTGCCGGACGGCCGGTTCGTCGAGGTCCACCAGCCGCTCACCGCGGCCGACGGGCACGACGGCCACGCCCCCGCGCTGGACTACGTCGGCTGGGTGGTGCCCAAGAAGATGAACCGGCTCGGTGCCCTCGGGCCCGCCATCCGGGGCTTCTTCTATCCGATCGAGCGGCCGGCCGAGGCGCCGGTCTCGCCGGGGCACCCCCCGGTGGAGCCCCGCCCCGAGCGGGAGGAGATCGGCAGCGGCGAGAGCCGCCGCTGA
- the trpD gene encoding anthranilate phosphoribosyltransferase, translating into MGERTWPLLLNALLRGEELSTADTSWAMDEIMTGAASPAQVAAFAVALRAKGETPAELAGLVEAMLGRSVEVHLPEELRRTALDVVGTGGDLAHTVNISTMTALVVAGAGVRVVKHGNRAASSLCGTADLLEHFGIPLDLGPEQVAECVAEAGIGFCFAARFHPGMRHAGPVRREIGVPTAFNFLGPLTNPARPRAGAVGCFDLRMAPVMAAVFAARGDSVIVLRGEDGLDEFTTAAPTRVWVAQQGTVREALLDAADLGVPRATLADLRGGDAAYNAGVARRLLAGEPGPVRDAVLVNAAAALATQGPLDGDLHEALRAGMARAAESVDSGAAARALDRWLEVARSL; encoded by the coding sequence ATGGGCGAACGGACCTGGCCGCTGCTGCTCAACGCGCTGCTGCGCGGCGAGGAGCTCTCCACCGCCGACACCTCGTGGGCGATGGACGAGATCATGACCGGGGCGGCCAGCCCGGCGCAGGTGGCCGCCTTCGCGGTCGCGCTGCGCGCCAAGGGCGAGACCCCGGCCGAGCTGGCCGGGCTGGTCGAGGCGATGCTCGGCCGGTCGGTCGAGGTGCACCTGCCGGAGGAGCTGCGGCGCACCGCGCTGGACGTGGTCGGCACCGGCGGTGACCTCGCGCACACGGTGAACATCTCCACCATGACCGCCCTGGTGGTGGCCGGCGCCGGGGTCCGGGTGGTGAAGCACGGCAACCGCGCCGCCTCGTCCCTCTGCGGCACCGCGGACCTGCTCGAACACTTCGGCATCCCGCTGGACCTCGGCCCCGAGCAGGTCGCCGAGTGCGTGGCGGAGGCGGGCATCGGCTTCTGCTTCGCCGCCCGGTTCCACCCGGGCATGCGGCACGCCGGCCCGGTCCGCCGGGAGATCGGCGTGCCCACCGCGTTCAACTTCCTCGGTCCGCTGACCAACCCCGCCCGCCCCCGGGCCGGCGCGGTCGGCTGCTTCGATCTGCGGATGGCCCCCGTGATGGCCGCCGTCTTCGCCGCTCGCGGTGACTCGGTGATCGTGCTGCGCGGCGAGGACGGGCTCGACGAGTTCACCACCGCCGCGCCGACCCGCGTCTGGGTGGCCCAGCAGGGCACCGTCAGGGAGGCGCTGCTGGACGCGGCCGACCTCGGGGTACCCCGGGCCACCCTGGCCGACCTGCGGGGCGGGGACGCCGCGTACAACGCCGGTGTGGCCCGTCGGCTGCTGGCCGGCGAGCCCGGCCCGGTCCGGGACGCCGTGCTGGTCAACGCGGCCGCCGCGCTGGCCACCCAGGGCCCGCTCGACGGTGACCTGCACGAGGCGTTGCGGGCCGGGATGGCGCGGGCCGCCGAGTCCGTCGACTCCGGCGCCGCCGCCCGCGCCCTCGACCGCTGGCTCGAGGTCGCCCGCTCCCTCTGA
- the qcrC gene encoding cytochrome bc1 complex diheme cytochrome c subunit, which yields MTSDNDRRRGLLALLRGRPVARSRGRRRLGAAVRLFAALMLAGGAYTVFAPGAQAQDNPPLSAAAGEGKALFDVSCVTCHGRNAQGIEGRGPSLIGVGSASVEFQVGSGRMPMARQEAQAMRKPPQFTDEQVRQLGQYIQELGGGPQVPAGNDLHQGANVSAGGELFRINCSQCHAFGGGGGALSSGKYAPSLRPASDRQIYAAMLSGPQNMPVFGDNQLRPEQKAEIIAYIQENLKHTQDQGGFNLGRYGPSTEGLAIFLVGIVALVFASLWIAGKS from the coding sequence ATGACTTCTGACAACGACCGCCGACGCGGTCTGCTCGCGCTGTTGCGCGGGCGGCCCGTGGCGCGCAGCAGGGGCCGCCGCCGGCTGGGCGCCGCGGTCCGGCTGTTCGCCGCGCTGATGCTGGCCGGCGGCGCCTACACCGTCTTCGCCCCCGGCGCCCAGGCGCAGGACAACCCCCCGCTGAGCGCCGCCGCCGGTGAGGGCAAGGCGCTGTTCGACGTGAGCTGTGTGACCTGTCACGGTCGCAACGCCCAGGGCATCGAGGGGCGCGGCCCGAGCCTGATCGGCGTCGGCTCGGCGTCGGTCGAGTTCCAGGTGGGCAGCGGCCGGATGCCGATGGCCCGGCAGGAAGCCCAGGCCATGCGGAAGCCGCCGCAGTTCACCGACGAGCAGGTGCGTCAGCTCGGTCAGTACATCCAGGAGCTCGGCGGCGGCCCGCAGGTCCCCGCGGGCAACGACCTGCACCAGGGCGCGAACGTCTCCGCCGGTGGTGAACTCTTCCGGATCAACTGCTCGCAGTGCCACGCCTTCGGTGGCGGCGGCGGTGCCCTCTCCTCCGGCAAGTACGCCCCGAGCCTGCGGCCGGCGAGCGACCGGCAGATCTACGCCGCCATGCTGAGCGGCCCGCAGAACATGCCGGTCTTCGGCGACAACCAGCTGCGGCCGGAGCAGAAGGCGGAGATCATCGCCTACATCCAGGAGAACCTGAAGCACACCCAGGACCAGGGCGGCTTCAACCTGGGCCGGTACGGTCCGTCGACCGAGGGCCTGGCGATCTTCCTGGTCGGCATCGTGGCGCTGGTCTTCGCGAGCCTCTGGATTGCGGGCAAGTCGTGA